The region CGAGATTTTCGATAGAGTCACCGTCGAAGGCGGCACGCTGGAAAACCATAACGTGCAAACCTCTTTAATCCCGGCGGGTGGCGCTTTAATGGCCGAGTTTAAGGTGGATGTGCCGGGCAACTTTATTATGGTTGACCACTCCATATTTCGTGCCTTTAACAAGGGCGCACTGGGCATGATCAACGTGGATGGCCCCGAAGATAAAGTTATTTACTCAGGTAAAGTGGCAGAAAACGTGTACTTGCCAGAAGGCTCAGCAGTACAGAGCATTCCGAATGATCGTCCTAAGTTAGTGGCCACCAGCAAAGACGACCAAATGCTGTTTGGTAAGCGTGTGTATGAGGCTAACTGTCAGGCGTGTCACCAGGCTGAGGGTAATGGTATTCCGGGGGCTTTTCCGCCCTTGGCCAAGTCTGACTTCTTAAATGCCGATACCACTCGTGCTATTGATGTGGTGATCCACGGCTTAAAAGGCCCGATCAAGGTAAATGGCGCCACTTATGACAGCATAATGCCGGCCATGAGCTTGTCCGATGAAGATACCGCTAACGTCTTGACCTATGTACTGAATAGCTGGGACAACAATGGCAAAGTCATTACCCCGAAAGACGTAGAACAGCGCCGTAAAGACGGCAAGGCCATCATTATGGAAGGGAGCGCGCACTAATGAGCGCGGCACTGCTGCTGGGCTTGGCCGCCTTGCACACCGCCGCCCCTATTCTTGCGGCTACCCACTTGCAGGTCGCCAATCAATCTGTTGAGCAAATGGTCGAACTTCCTAGCGGGGAGGTTCGACCGCTTTATTTAACCAAAGACAGTCCACTCACGCCGGTTGCAGCATTTTTACTGGATAGACTGCCGGTGACTAACGCTGAATTTGCGGATTTTGTGCAACAGACCCCCGCTTGGCAAGCCGGCCAAGCACCCGCTTTATTTGTGGAGCCCCAATATTTAAGCCATTGGCCCAATACTGAGCCCAACGCGATTCAGGCCAAGCAACCCGTCACCCATGTCTCTTGGTATGCGGCTAACGCCTATTGCCAAGCCCAAGGCAAACGCTTGCCGAGTGTATCTGAATGGGAATATGTGGCACAGGCCTCAGAACTGAGCGCGAATGGCAGCAAAGAAGCCGGCTATACCCAACGCATTTTGGCTTGGTATGCCAAACCCGCCACCGCCGAATTAGCAAATGTAGGAGAAAGCCCGGCCAATTACTGGCAAGTGCAAGATCTGCATGGTCTGGTGTGGGAATGGGCCCAAGATTTTAACACCGCCTTGGTGACTGGCGAGTCACGGGGCGACAGCAGCCTAGACCAAGGTTTATTTTGCGGCTCGGCGGCCTCAGGCTCAGCGGATCCCTCGGATTACGCGGCTTTTATGCGTTATGGTTTTCGCTCTAGTTTGAAAGCCGCCTACACCTTAAGAAATCTAGGTTTTAGATGTGCGCAAGATGTAGCGCCAACCGAGCGCCAAGGAGATACCCTATGAAAACATTGCTGATGTTGATGTTGTTAGCTGTGTTTAATGTGCAGGCCGCCCTGCCCGGCGACTCGGTTTATCAGTTGAACAGTCAATGGCAAGACAGCCACAATCAAGCGCTAAAAATGGTAGACTTAGTCGGTAAAAAGCAGATTATTGCGCTGGTTTATACAGACTGCATTACCGCCTGCCCTATTATTGTGTCGGACATGAAAGCCATTCAAGACGCGCTCACCACCGAACAGCAAGCCAAGATGGGTTTTGTGTTGGTGTCGTTAACACCGGCCCGCGACACGCCTAAGGTGATGCGTCATTTCGCTAAAAAACGCGAATTAGACCAGCACTGGCGCTTACTCAGCAGCAAGGATGAAGACGTCCGCATTTTGGCCATGGCCTTAAATATTCAATATATGGGCTTACCCGATGGCGAGGTCGCTCATTCTAACGCCATAACCGTGCTCGACGAACAAGGCCGCCTGCAACTACAACAAGTAGGCATGCCGGGCGGACCCGAGGCACTGATCAAGAAGGTGTTTAACTAACGGGTTGTGAGGTGTGAGGTTGTGGAATTGTTGCTACGCAATCTCGCAGCTGAAGCAGCGACTACAAAAACACCGCCCTTGCAGAAGCCGCTTGAGCCGGCTGGTGGCGCGTAGCGGCACTTTTGATTAAACCGAGATCCTGACGTGCGTCAGGATGACGGCCGTAAACAAAAAAGCTCCCTTATTTCGCTTGGCGCTTGGCGCTTGGCGCTCAATATTATTCCTGCTCTAACTCTTGAATGCGCGCTTGCAGCTTGGCGATATTGGCCTGTAGCTCGGCGACTTTTTCATGCAATGCCTGATTGTCTTCGCTGTTACCGGTGTCTGCGTAATGCTCATAGTCTGCATCACAAAATAAATGACCGTAGCGGGCATCGCGCTTGCTCGGTAGCTTGGCCAGTTTAATTACGTATGGGCCTTTGCTGACCAAGCTCTGCAAACTTTCTTCTACGCTCGGCACATCACTAAATTGATGTAAGCGCGCAGTACGAGTGCGTAATTCACCGGGCGTTTGCGGCCCGCGTACTAACAGCTCGCAAATAATGGCCAGCTCTGGTTCATTAAATTGCAGATCGCCAAATTCAGTATTACAAAAGCGATGCTGATATTTAGCGGTACGGGCATTAAAATCGGCACAGTTATTCACTAAGTGGCGTGCCGCTAGCGAATCCAGTGCCACTTGCAGCTCGGCTTCGGTGATGTTCATCACCGGCTGGCGATTACTTTTTTGATTGCAGGCATTAAGCAGTGATTTTAGGGTAAGCGGATACACTTCGGGCGTAGAAACCTGTTTTTCGATCAGGCAACCGATAACCCGTTGTTCCAGAAGAGAAAGCATTTCCATAAACAGACTCCTTTGTTTTATGCCAGCCTAACGGACAACCCCCAAAACACCTAACCTTATGCCGCTATCGGCGGCACCTCCAGCGGTAGCAGCCCATGAGCGGCACGCGCCCGATTGCAGGCGCCCTCCTCATCAAAGGCCTCAAATTCGCGACAGGGGCTGGGTCTGTTGGGATAGATGCTGCAAGACACACAACCCCCTACCTCTCCTTCCAGCGCGATACAACGAGGCTGCGCCTGATTAGTGCCCTGCATCGCCATGCGGGACAGGTTTATCGGCTCGGCCAGAGATTCTGGCACCAGAAAATCACCGTGGATCTCGCCCCAGTAAAATGAAACACGAAAATAGGCGCAGCAAGCACCACAGGTCAAACAGGGATTACCACTACTCACAACGTCTTACCTCCAGGCAAAACTAAAACAGTGACTAAAAACAGAATATAGGGATGACGGAGCCAAGTCCGCAGGATCGGGTAGTCGCGATAAGGTGGGGCGTGTCAGACGAGTGTCTGTTACACGGCTGGTCGATGTGTGCTCCTCAAAAGAGTGACCTAAGTTTTGGTGATAAACGGCACGTATTAATAAATCTAAAATGCCTGACACGCAAGCGTTCAAAGCGCTGGCGATAAAACAAAATCTACTGACTCGTACCCAAGCTTGGTATCCCCTAGGCCAACAGCAGAGATCAGGCACTGTGCGGAACCCTCGGGGCCCTGTGCTTTTTCTTTTCACGGCAAAGCGGCATACTGGGCTCTGCGTCATCATCAGGAGAGCAATATGTTAATGGAGTCAGGTAAAGCGGCATTAATGGTTATCGATGTTCAGGAAAAACTGCTGCCAGCCATAGAGGACAGCGAGCAGTTGCATGCCCGTATTCAATGGCTAATTTCGGCCTGTCACACCCTTGATACCCCCACCTTATTTACCGAGCAATATCCCAAAGGCCTAGGCCATACCTTGCCTGAGTTACTAGCATTAGTCGCCGCGCCTGAAGTGGTCGAAAAAACGCACTTCTCTGCAGTGGCCGCCCATTGCCTGCCCGCACACTGGCAAGATTATTCTCAGGTCATAGTATGCGGCATGGAAACCCACGTTTGCGTACTGCAAACCGTGCTGGAGCTTATTCAAGCAGGTAAAGAAGTATTTGTGGTGGCGGATGCAGTGGGCAGTCGCAGTGTAGAAAACTGCGAACTGGGCTTAGCGCGCATGCGCCATGCAGGTGCGCATATTGTTAGCCGAGAAATGGTGGTGTTTGAGCTACTGCGCCAAGCAGGCAGCGAGCAATTTAAAACCATCAGTAAAGATTTTTTACGCGGCGAGCAGCCTTAACAGACGGTAAGGTGTGAGGTGAAAATAAAGCGTTGAGCGCCAGCATATGCTGCGCTCAATGTTGCTACGCAATCTCGCAGCTGAAGCAGCGACTACAAAAACACCCCCTTGTAGAAGCCGCTTTAGCCGGCTGGTGGCGCGCAGCGGCACAAAAACCATCAAACGACGTCGTATTTAAAAAATCATACCGTAGAAGCCGCTTCAGCTGGCTGGTGGCGCGTAGCGGCACGAAGAACTTAGAGGGGCTCAAAGTGCCTAGATTTAGGGGGTTCGGGTGGCCGTGAATCTGGCCAAATGCCCTCTTCTAATTGACCGCGCAGCTCCGGGTATTTCGCCACATCAAAGCTTGGGATCAATCCGAGCTTGCGCTGGCCGTTGTAATCTTTAGCGAGCTTAATCACCACCCCAGATAACAATAAGATGGCCACTAGGTTGATCATGGCCATTAAGCCCATGGAGATATAGGCCATGGTCCACATGGTATCTATCTTGCCAATGGCGCCAAACATCACCATGCCTAACGCAAACAGGCGAAAGGTAAACAAACCCGCAGTATTTTCATGCTCTAAGAACACCAAGTTATTTTCCGCATAGGCGTAGTTGGCCACTATGCTGGTGAAGGCAAAAAACAAAATCGCAATGGCAATAAAGGGACTACCCCAAGCACCCACCTCATGCGTCAGCGCGCGCTGGGTTAATTCAATACCGGTCACGCCTGAGCCTGGCTCAAATTGGCCAGACAATAAGATAATAGCGGCGGTACTGGTACAAATAACTAAGGTGTCGATAAACACGCCCAGCATCTGAATATACCCTTGAGACGCCGGATGTGGCGGATAGGGTACCGCCAAGGCCGCCGCGTTAGCCGCCGAGCCCATGCCCGCTTCATTAGAGAACAAGCCGCGCTTAATGCCGTTGATCAAGGCTTGAGTCATCGCATAACCGACCACGCCACCACCGGCTTGCTCTAAACCAAAGGCCGATTTGACGATCAACAACAAAATGCCGGGTATTTGGCCGAGGTTCATGACCACCACTATGAGTGCTATCAATAAATAGGCCAGCGCCATCACCGGCACAATCAGCTCGGCAAACCGCGCTATGGTGCGCAAGCCCCCAAACACAATCAGCCCCGCCAGCAACGACAATATAATGCCACTGACCCAAGTGGGAATATCAAACGCGACCTGCATGGCCAAGCTAATGGTATTGGCCTGCACTGCATTAAAGATTAAGCCAAAAGCGACAATTAAAAACACTGCAAATAAGGCGCCCATCCAGCGCAGCCCTAAGCCCCGCTCCATGTAGTAAGCCGGGCCGCCCCGATAGTTGCCCTCTTCGTCCGTCACTTTGTACAACTGGGCCAACGAACTTTCGGCGAAGGCGGTAGACATGCTAATTAAGGCGATCAGCCACATCCAAAAAATTGCCCCCGGCCCGCCCAAATACAGGGCGATGGCCACGCCGACCAAATTGCCCGCGCCCACACGGGCCGCCAAGCTGGTACAGAGCGCTTGAAATGAGGAAATGCCGGCCGCACTGCTGCTGCGGCTATGTTTAAGCACTGTAAACATATGATTAAAATGGCGAAACTGAATAAATCCCAGCCGTATCGTAAAGTAAGCCCCCGCTCCCAGCAGCATATAAACTAATAAACTTCCCCAGAGCAGGTCATTGATAAAATTGACCATGGCATCCATCACTATGCTCCTATGCAGTTAAAATTCATGAGCAAACTGGTACCTTTTATATACAAGCTGACCTTATTTTGTGCACATCATAGTCTAAACGGACCCAAAACGACCACTCTACGTGTTTACTCGGCCAATATCTGACGAAGACGGGTGCGCTGCATCTTATTCTTACCAGTATCTTGCACCGGACTTAGGCCTGAAGCGCCGAAAACGCGACCTCTGCCACAAGCTTGGCTTTATTTTGAGGGCCGGTATGGGTGATACTGTACTCCCGTTTTATGCTGACCCCATCAGGATCCTTTGTCATGACAGATAAGCTGACTCAATTGCGAGCTCTCACTACCGTAGTAGCCGACACCGGCGATATTGACGCTATTGGTAAATACCAGCCCCAAGACGCCACCACCAACCCGTCACTGATTTTAAAAGCGGCGCAAATTCCTGACTATCAACCCCTGATCACGCAAGCGGTAGACTGGGCCAAAGCCCAAAGTCAGGACGCTCAACAGCAACTGATGGATGCGTCAGACAAGTTGGCGGTGAACATTGGCTGCGAAATTCTCAAACTGATCCCTGGCCGCATTTCTACCGAAGTGGATGCGCGCTTATCATTTGATACCGAGGCTAGCATTAATAAAGCCCGCCACCTGATTGGCTTGTATCAAGCAGCCGGCATAGGCCGTGAGCGTATTTTAATTAAATTAGCGGCCACTTGGGAAGGTATTCGTGCCGCTGAAGTATTAGAGCAAGAAGGCATTAACTGTAACCTAACCTTGTTGTTCAGCTTTGCTCAGGCCCGCGCCTGCGCTGAAGCCGGCGCTTATCTGATTTCACCTTTTGTGGGCCGTATTCTGGATTGGTATAAGCAAAACACCGATCAACAAGACTACACCGCAGAGCAAGACCCAGGTGTGGTCTCGGTGACCGAGATTTACGACTACTACAAAGCGCACGGCTATAAAACCGTAGTGATGGGCGCGAGCTTCCGTAATATCGGCGAAATTTTGGCGCTGGCCGGCTGCGACCGCTTAACCATAGGCCCCAACTTATTAGAAGAGTTGCGCCAAGCCGAAGGTGAAGTCACGGTGAAGCTGCAAGATAAGGGTGCCACCCAAGCCCGCCCAACCGTGATGACCGAAGCCGAGTTCCGTTGGCAGCATAACCAAGATGCCATGGCCACCGAGAAGTTGGCCGAAGGTATTCGCAACTTTGCCGTAGATCAAAATAAGCTCGAAACTTTGCTTAGCGCACTCTTAGAAAAATAAGTTATAAAAACAATCTTCAGCTCAATCGATTGCGGTCAATAATATTAGCCGCAATCGAGCAAGTGCCAAAAAAAACAAACCCCGAGCCTCGCCAGCTCGGCGTTTTTTTTGGTTTGGCTTTTTATTTAATTTATAAATTCAGCTTAATAATTTTAGATTAATCACATCTGCTTAATAAACCCTGCTTGAGCCGCATAATATCGCCCTGTTAAATCTGCCCTGCTCGCTTAATCATTTAATTTCAATATCAATAACCCACGTTTAACTTCAACTTCGACTTTCACTATTATTGGTGAGCTCGGTGGTATTTATATGACTCCGGACTGCTTTTTGTAATTTATATGTAATAAATAACTTCTACTGTATAACTTATCGTGATATACCCTTATGGACTGCAACTGATAGTAAAATAGGAGAGAGCCCCATGGATAGGAGTAGCTTCAATCAGGACTTTGTGGTGGCGCCGTCTACTCGTGCTAAAACTCGTCAGCCTGCTAAAAAAGGCAGATGGCGGGAAATAGAAGCGATACAAGACCAAAAGCGCTTACAAGAAGAATTACAGCAATATGGCTGCACGCTCGATCTTGAAGAGTTAGCTGCCGAACTTGAACTGTAAGGTACGGGAATTTTAAGCGCCGCAAGGCGCTTTTTTATTGGCTGAATTTGAAGATCAATGGTGAATGGTGAATGGTGAATGGTGAATGGTGAATAACATCGAACTTAAACATAGAGTGCCAAGCTAGGCCGATCTTTTGTTGGTGGCCCTGCCTATTGTAGGTAAAGAATTAGATAAATAGTTCGGCAATGAGTGCGGACCACGGTTTCAGTTTTGCTGTGCAAACCGGCCGACGGTCATGGTATCTACGGTGTGAGCTTGTAGGCGTGGCCTTGCTTGACGATACTTAATACCGCTGCGCGCCATCAGCCAGCTTAAGCGGCCTCTACGTACTTTGTCTATCCTAAAACTCGTTAAACGACTGAATTAGCTACTCTTAATGCCTGTTTGCCAATATCATTCGACCTAGTGCACAGGCTTGGTGCAAAATAGCCTCCGCTTCTTTTTTAAATTAAGGACTTATTACATGCAATTACGTCTTATTGGAGCGGCCTTGCTGGCCCTAGCCTTAACGGGTTGTGCGAACAACTGGGGATTTAACAGCAATGTGTCGCCTGAGGGCATTAAAGATTATTACAAAGGCGACGGCGTCACCTTGTACAGCAAAGATCAATTGAATGAAGTAAATTACGTGACACTAGGTTCAGTTGAAGGCGAAGCGTGCCAGATGAAAGCCGTTGAAGCCCCACCTAAAGAAGCCGATGCACGCGCCAGCATTCGCCGCCGTGCCGCCGACATGGGCGCCAATGGCTTATTGCTCGACCGCTGCATTCGCTTTGAAGACATGCCCGGCTGTGTTGAGCAAGTGTTGTGCAGTGGCCAAGCACTTAAGGTTGCTAAGTAATGTCCACGCTTCCCCCAAGTGAGGCTCAGCCTAATAAAAGCCCAGCCTTAACCTTGGATCCGATTGGTATTATCCGCTCACCCTATAAAGAAAAATTTGCGGTGCCTCGCCAACCCGGTTTAGTAAGCCAAGCTCAGGCCCAGCTAGAAATGCTGCCGCCCTATAACGAGCCCAGCGCTTTTAGAGGGCTGGCCGAGTTCAGTCATTTGTGGTTGGTATTTGTGTTTCACCAAACTCAGGATAAAGGCTGGAACCCCACGGTGCGCCCGCCGCGCCTGGGTGGCAATGAGCGAGTGGGCGTATTTGCTACCCGCTCTACCTTTAGGCCCAATCCCTTGGGCTTATCCGTGGTGCGCCTGCTGGATATGTGTAAAGACGGCAACAAAGTGTGGTTAGAGCTGGGCGGTGTGGATCTGGTTGATGGCACGCCGGTCGTGGACATTAAGCCGTATCTGCCTTGGGTGGATGCGGTGCCCGATGCCCACGGCGGTTTTGCGCCAGCGCCGCCGGATTTAAACATGGAGGTGATTTTCACTCCCGCCGCCGAGCTGGTGTGTGCACGTTCGCATATCCCCAACTTACAGCAGTTTATTAGCGAGGTATTGGCCCAAGACCCAAGACCCGCTTATAAGCGCCAGCAACAACATTGGCAAGAATATGGCGTGCGTTTGCATCATTACAACGTGCGTTTTGAGGTGTTTGGCCACTTAACTCGGGTGCTTAGCCTAGAGATAATGCCGGATAATGCCCAATAAGATCTAGGGGCCGCACAGCGCGCACTATTTTTGCGCTTCTGCCAACGCAGCCCCCCTGTTACAATTAGCCTCTTTCGTCGTTTTTAAGCTCGGCGGTGAGGTTAAGCGCGACAGCGCCCCAGACTCCCTCACACAGCTCAGCACAATAAGGTTTCAGCACATGCGCACCACTCAATATTTGCTTTCCACTCTTAAAGAAACACCCAGCAATGCGGAAGTTATCAGCCACCAGCTGATGCTGCGCGCGGGCATGGTTCGCCGTTTGGCATCGGGCTTATACACCTGGCTCCCTAGTGGCCTGCGAGTATTGAATAAAGTGGCCGCGATTGTGCGTGAAGAAATGAACCGCGCCGGTGCCATCGAAATGCTGATGCCGGTAGTACAACCTGCCGAGCTGTGGCATGAAACTGGCCGTTGGGACAAATTTGGCCCTGAATTGCTGCGCATTAAAGACCGCAACGACCGTGGCTTCGTGTTGGGCCCTACCCACGAAGAAGTGATCACCGCAGTAGTGCGCAACGAAGTGTCATCTTATAAGCAATTGCCGCTGAATTTGTATCAAGTACAAACCAAGTTTCGTGATGAAGTGCGCCCGCGTTTTGGCGTGATGCGCTCTCGCGAATTCATCATGAAAGATGCCTACTCTTTTCATACCACCCAAGAAAGCTTAGAGCAGACCTATCAAGAGATGTACCAAGCTTACAGCCGCATCTTTGAGCGCATAGGCTTAGACTTTAGAGCCGTATTGGCAGACACAGGCGCCATTGGCGGCAGTGCTTCTCATGAGTTTCATGTGTTAGCACAAAGCGGTGAAGACGATATTGCCTTCTCTACTGAGTCTGATTACGCGGCCAACATTGAAATGGCCGAAGCATTGGCACCTAAAGCACAAGCCGACGCCGCCACTCAAGAATTGAAATTGGTCGATACGCCAAACGCTAAAACCATCAATGAGTTGGTAGAGCAATTTAGCTTAAACATAGAAAACACCGTTAAGACCCTGCTGGTTCATGCAGCGGAAGGTCAAGAATGCCCATTGGTCGCGTTGTTAGTGCGCGGCGACCATGAGCTAAACGAGATTAAAGCCGAGAAATTGGCCCAAGTGGCCAGCCCACTGACCTTTGCCACTGAAGATGAAATTCGCGAGCTGGTGGGTGCAGGCCCAGGCTCCATTGGCCCAGTAAAATTGCAGGTGCCTTTCATTGCTGATCGCAGTGTGGCCGTGATGAGCGACTTCGCCGCCGGTGCCAACATTGAAGACCAACACTACTTTGGCATTAACTGGGGTCGTGACCTTGAGCTTGGTGAAGTGGCCGATTTGCGCAACGTGCAAGAAGGCGACGCCAGCCCGTGTGGTCAAGGCGTGCTGCAAATTAAGCGCGGCATTGAAGTGGGCCATATCTTCCAGCTGGGCAATAACTACTCCAGCAAGATGAACGCCACCGTGTTAAACGAGCAAGGCAAGTCGACCATCTTAGAAATGGGTTGTTATGGCATAGGCGTGTCACGCATAGTCGCGGCGGCCATTGAGCAAAACCACGACGAGCGCGGCATTATTTGGCCAGAAGCCATTGCCCCTTTCCAAGTGGCCATCATTCCGATGAACATGCAAAAATCCCAAGCCGTGGCCGACGCCGCCACTCAGCTCTATGAAGAGCTGACCGCCTTAGGCATCGAAGTATTATTTGATGACCGCAAAGAGCGCCCAGGTGTGATGTTTGCGGATATGGAGCTGTTAGGTGTGCCCCATCACATTGTGATTGGCGATCGCAGCTTAGAGAATGGCGTAGTGGAATACAAAACCCGCCGCGAGGGTGAAAAGTCCGAAGTGGCATTAACCGACATAGTCGCCAAGTTAACAGCTGCGATTAAAGGTTAAGCCATAGCTCCTAGCGCTTAGCTAAACCAAGACACCTCCATGCTCAGCATGGGGGTGTTTTTTTATGCGCGCCGCACTCGGCGAAATATTCTGCTGCGCAGAATCGGCGAAGTCCTCTTTACCAAAGAGACGGCCGGCTACAAAGTGCCTGTCTTTTGTAGGAGCCAATTTATTCGGCTCGGTTTTGCTTTAGTTTAGGGAATTGATATCCAGCTACGCTGGCCGCCGGCTGCTCTTTATATGAAACATGCTAGCTACAAGCCTCCATTCACGGTGCAGTTCACACTTAACCCCCTCGTTACAAGCTTGGCTTTGTGCTTGATAAACAAACCCTTATACTGAACGAAAAGGGAGGGTAATTATGGACTCAGAAGAAAGTAACTCCTGCGCCTTAGTGCTGACTGGTGGCGGGGCTCGCGCCGCGTATCAGGTTGGCGTGCTCAAGGCGATTGCCGAGTGTTTCCCTCGGGGCCAAGCCATTCCCTTTCCCATATTGTGCGGCACGTCAGCTGGCGCCATTAATGCCACTGCACTGGCCTGTTACGCCTCTTGCTTTCACCTTGGGGTGCGCAAGTTAGAATACGTATGGAGCAATTTACACACCGAAGATGTACTGCGCTTGCAGGTGGGCAGAGTAGTGAGCCATTCACTCAAAAGCCTGTTGTTTGGCGCCTTAGGCAAGCCTACTCAAATTGCCTTGCCGTGGTTTGATAACAGCCCATTAGAGCGGTTATTAGAAAAGCTTATCGACTTTCAGCGTATCGATAACAACCTGCTTTATGGCGCGCTAGAAGTATTGGCGGTAACCGCATCAAACTACAACACCGGTGACTCCACCACCTTTTATCAAGGCCGCCCCTATCATGAGCCTTGGGTAAGAGCCGGTCGTTCGGGCCGCTCGGCCATTATTATGCCGCCCCATTTAATGGCCAGCAGTGCCCTGCCCTTTATTTTTAAGCCCTGCCGCTTACAAAATCATCACTACGGCGACGGCTCTATTCATCAGCTAAATCCGCTGAGCCCAGCCATTCATTTAGGGGCTAAGCGTATTTTAATTGTCAGCTTAGCGCCCGATGAAAAATGCGCAGACACCCTACCCAGCGACCCCAGCAGTTCCGACATTGCCGGCCATTTGCTGGATACGGTGTTTACCGATGCGCTAACCTCCGATATAGAACGACTGCAGCGCATTAATAACACCATTAAGCTGGTGCCTGAGCGCAAGCGCGAGCAATTAAGCCTGCGCCATATTGATAATCTAGTGCTCAAACCCAGTAAAAACTTAGACGACCTCACCCATAAGCACTTTCATAAGCTGCCCTATAACATTCGCTCTTTGTTACGATT is a window of Oceanisphaera sp. IT1-181 DNA encoding:
- a CDS encoding formylglycine-generating enzyme family protein; the encoded protein is MSAALLLGLAALHTAAPILAATHLQVANQSVEQMVELPSGEVRPLYLTKDSPLTPVAAFLLDRLPVTNAEFADFVQQTPAWQAGQAPALFVEPQYLSHWPNTEPNAIQAKQPVTHVSWYAANAYCQAQGKRLPSVSEWEYVAQASELSANGSKEAGYTQRILAWYAKPATAELANVGESPANYWQVQDLHGLVWEWAQDFNTALVTGESRGDSSLDQGLFCGSAASGSADPSDYAAFMRYGFRSSLKAAYTLRNLGFRCAQDVAPTERQGDTL
- a CDS encoding SCO family protein, giving the protein MKTLLMLMLLAVFNVQAALPGDSVYQLNSQWQDSHNQALKMVDLVGKKQIIALVYTDCITACPIIVSDMKAIQDALTTEQQAKMGFVLVSLTPARDTPKVMRHFAKKRELDQHWRLLSSKDEDVRILAMALNIQYMGLPDGEVAHSNAITVLDEQGRLQLQQVGMPGGPEALIKKVFN
- a CDS encoding YceH family protein — translated: MEMLSLLEQRVIGCLIEKQVSTPEVYPLTLKSLLNACNQKSNRQPVMNITEAELQVALDSLAARHLVNNCADFNARTAKYQHRFCNTEFGDLQFNEPELAIICELLVRGPQTPGELRTRTARLHQFSDVPSVEESLQSLVSKGPYVIKLAKLPSKRDARYGHLFCDADYEHYADTGNSEDNQALHEKVAELQANIAKLQARIQELEQE
- a CDS encoding YkgJ family cysteine cluster protein, which produces MSSGNPCLTCGACCAYFRVSFYWGEIHGDFLVPESLAEPINLSRMAMQGTNQAQPRCIALEGEVGGCVSCSIYPNRPSPCREFEAFDEEGACNRARAAHGLLPLEVPPIAA
- a CDS encoding hydrolase — translated: MLMESGKAALMVIDVQEKLLPAIEDSEQLHARIQWLISACHTLDTPTLFTEQYPKGLGHTLPELLALVAAPEVVEKTHFSAVAAHCLPAHWQDYSQVIVCGMETHVCVLQTVLELIQAGKEVFVVADAVGSRSVENCELGLARMRHAGAHIVSREMVVFELLRQAGSEQFKTISKDFLRGEQP
- a CDS encoding sodium:alanine symporter family protein, which gives rise to MDAMVNFINDLLWGSLLVYMLLGAGAYFTIRLGFIQFRHFNHMFTVLKHSRSSSAAGISSFQALCTSLAARVGAGNLVGVAIALYLGGPGAIFWMWLIALISMSTAFAESSLAQLYKVTDEEGNYRGGPAYYMERGLGLRWMGALFAVFLIVAFGLIFNAVQANTISLAMQVAFDIPTWVSGIILSLLAGLIVFGGLRTIARFAELIVPVMALAYLLIALIVVVMNLGQIPGILLLIVKSAFGLEQAGGGVVGYAMTQALINGIKRGLFSNEAGMGSAANAAALAVPYPPHPASQGYIQMLGVFIDTLVICTSTAAIILLSGQFEPGSGVTGIELTQRALTHEVGAWGSPFIAIAILFFAFTSIVANYAYAENNLVFLEHENTAGLFTFRLFALGMVMFGAIGKIDTMWTMAYISMGLMAMINLVAILLLSGVVIKLAKDYNGQRKLGLIPSFDVAKYPELRGQLEEGIWPDSRPPEPPKSRHFEPL
- the tal gene encoding transaldolase: MTDKLTQLRALTTVVADTGDIDAIGKYQPQDATTNPSLILKAAQIPDYQPLITQAVDWAKAQSQDAQQQLMDASDKLAVNIGCEILKLIPGRISTEVDARLSFDTEASINKARHLIGLYQAAGIGRERILIKLAATWEGIRAAEVLEQEGINCNLTLLFSFAQARACAEAGAYLISPFVGRILDWYKQNTDQQDYTAEQDPGVVSVTEIYDYYKAHGYKTVVMGASFRNIGEILALAGCDRLTIGPNLLEELRQAEGEVTVKLQDKGATQARPTVMTEAEFRWQHNQDAMATEKLAEGIRNFAVDQNKLETLLSALLEK
- a CDS encoding DUF3545 family protein, giving the protein MDRSSFNQDFVVAPSTRAKTRQPAKKGRWREIEAIQDQKRLQEELQQYGCTLDLEELAAELEL
- the rcsF gene encoding Rcs stress response system protein RcsF codes for the protein MQLRLIGAALLALALTGCANNWGFNSNVSPEGIKDYYKGDGVTLYSKDQLNEVNYVTLGSVEGEACQMKAVEAPPKEADARASIRRRAADMGANGLLLDRCIRFEDMPGCVEQVLCSGQALKVAK
- the tsaA gene encoding tRNA (N6-threonylcarbamoyladenosine(37)-N6)-methyltransferase TrmO, with the protein product MSTLPPSEAQPNKSPALTLDPIGIIRSPYKEKFAVPRQPGLVSQAQAQLEMLPPYNEPSAFRGLAEFSHLWLVFVFHQTQDKGWNPTVRPPRLGGNERVGVFATRSTFRPNPLGLSVVRLLDMCKDGNKVWLELGGVDLVDGTPVVDIKPYLPWVDAVPDAHGGFAPAPPDLNMEVIFTPAAELVCARSHIPNLQQFISEVLAQDPRPAYKRQQQHWQEYGVRLHHYNVRFEVFGHLTRVLSLEIMPDNAQ
- a CDS encoding proline--tRNA ligase, with product MRTTQYLLSTLKETPSNAEVISHQLMLRAGMVRRLASGLYTWLPSGLRVLNKVAAIVREEMNRAGAIEMLMPVVQPAELWHETGRWDKFGPELLRIKDRNDRGFVLGPTHEEVITAVVRNEVSSYKQLPLNLYQVQTKFRDEVRPRFGVMRSREFIMKDAYSFHTTQESLEQTYQEMYQAYSRIFERIGLDFRAVLADTGAIGGSASHEFHVLAQSGEDDIAFSTESDYAANIEMAEALAPKAQADAATQELKLVDTPNAKTINELVEQFSLNIENTVKTLLVHAAEGQECPLVALLVRGDHELNEIKAEKLAQVASPLTFATEDEIRELVGAGPGSIGPVKLQVPFIADRSVAVMSDFAAGANIEDQHYFGINWGRDLELGEVADLRNVQEGDASPCGQGVLQIKRGIEVGHIFQLGNNYSSKMNATVLNEQGKSTILEMGCYGIGVSRIVAAAIEQNHDERGIIWPEAIAPFQVAIIPMNMQKSQAVADAATQLYEELTALGIEVLFDDRKERPGVMFADMELLGVPHHIVIGDRSLENGVVEYKTRREGEKSEVALTDIVAKLTAAIKG